A DNA window from Hordeum vulgare subsp. vulgare chromosome 1H, MorexV3_pseudomolecules_assembly, whole genome shotgun sequence contains the following coding sequences:
- the LOC123434836 gene encoding mitochondrial import inner membrane translocase subunit TIM23-1-like: MADPRVFPSGSNGPEDHAPGRRKYNPYQDLNMPYNYKNLYDLPTSPEFLFEEESAVQRRSWGENLTYYTGIGYLSGAVGGAALGLRDAAAGAEPGETAKIRANRLLNACGSSGRRYGNRLGVIGLMYAGMESGMVAARDQDDWINSVAAGLGTGALFRAANGPRSAAVAGAVGGVLAAAALAGKQFAKRYVQAI; encoded by the coding sequence atggccgaccCACGGGTGTTCCCATCGGGATCAAACGGCCCGGAAGACCACGCCCCCGGCCGCCGGAAGTACAACCCCTACCAGGACCTCAACATGCCCTACAACTACAAGAACCTctacgacctccccacctcgccggagttcctcTTCGAGGAGGAGTCCGCGGTGCAGCGCCGATCCTGGGGCGAGAACCTCACGTACTACACGGGCATCGGGTACCTCTCTGGCGCCGTGGGTGGCGCCGCCCTCGGCCTCCGCGACGCCGCCGCCGGCGCGGAGCCCGGGGAGACCGCCAAGATCCGCGCCAACCGCTTGCTCAACGCCTGCGGCAGCTCCGGCCGACGTTACGGCAACAGGCTCGGGGTCATTGGGCTGATGTACGCCGGGATGGAGAGCGGCATGGTCGCGGCGCGCGACCAAGACGACTGGATCAATAGCGTCGCCGCCGGGCTCGGCACCGGCGCACTCTTCCGCGCCGCTAACGGTCCACGGTCTGCCGCCGTCGCGGGCGCCGTCGGCGGGGTCCTTGCTGCCGCCGCCTTGGCCGGGAAGCAGTTTGCGAAGCGATACGTGCAGGCGATATGA